A single window of uncultured Methanospirillum sp. DNA harbors:
- a CDS encoding iron ABC transporter substrate-binding protein, giving the protein MTRLSMFSITVPFKILTLIALLGLLAVPAAMAADTTADKTVTDSYGRSVSIPSEPKEVICSGSGCLRYLTYLGAQNLASGVDSIEKEPQKMDARGYALLNPQFKDLPLFGEYRGKDDPEKIIAISPEVIFKISSTGQTEAATKDEADKLSSKTSIPVIMMPYGSLRTAEEQEQMFSTLRLMGDVTGKKDRAEELISYIEKTIADLQSRTKGIPESEQKTAYVGGVSYAGAHGIISTEPAYPPFLWDNIKNVAGKMGSQHADVAKEAIVDWDPDYLFMDVGTLQMDSDGGIGELKNDPALAGLKAVKNGNVYGVLPYNWYSTNYENVLADAYYIGKIVYPDKFADVDPEAKADEIMTTFLGSSPLKDINSQYKNMGFTKLTI; this is encoded by the coding sequence ATGACACGATTATCAATGTTTTCAATTACTGTACCCTTTAAAATTCTGACACTCATTGCCCTCCTAGGACTGCTCGCAGTACCGGCAGCGATGGCCGCTGATACTACCGCTGACAAGACCGTTACCGACAGTTACGGGAGATCCGTTTCGATCCCGTCAGAGCCGAAAGAGGTCATCTGCTCTGGATCCGGTTGTCTTCGGTACCTGACCTATCTCGGAGCACAAAATCTTGCCTCCGGTGTTGACAGTATCGAGAAGGAACCGCAGAAGATGGATGCACGTGGATACGCACTCCTCAATCCACAGTTCAAGGATCTCCCCCTCTTTGGCGAATACAGGGGAAAAGATGACCCTGAAAAGATCATCGCAATCAGTCCGGAGGTAATCTTCAAGATCAGCTCAACAGGACAGACAGAGGCGGCTACCAAGGATGAAGCAGACAAACTCTCCTCCAAGACCAGCATCCCGGTCATCATGATGCCGTACGGATCGCTCCGGACTGCAGAAGAGCAGGAGCAGATGTTCAGCACCCTTCGTCTCATGGGAGATGTCACCGGGAAGAAAGACCGGGCAGAAGAACTGATCTCTTACATCGAGAAAACGATTGCAGATCTGCAAAGCAGAACCAAGGGCATCCCAGAATCTGAACAGAAGACAGCCTATGTCGGCGGTGTCAGTTATGCAGGAGCTCACGGCATCATCTCAACCGAACCGGCATATCCACCGTTCCTCTGGGACAACATCAAAAATGTCGCAGGAAAGATGGGCTCTCAACATGCCGATGTAGCAAAGGAAGCTATCGTAGACTGGGATCCTGACTACCTGTTCATGGATGTCGGAACACTTCAGATGGATAGTGATGGAGGAATTGGTGAACTCAAGAATGATCCGGCACTTGCAGGTCTGAAAGCAGTCAAGAACGGAAACGTCTACGGAGTTCTGCCGTACAACTGGTATAGCACTAACTACGAGAACGTTCTCGCAGACGCATACTACATCGGCAAGATTGTGTACCCTGACAAGTTTGCTGACGTTGATCCAGAAGCGAAAGCAGATGAGATCATGACCACGTTCCTTGGATCATCCCCGCTCAAGGATATCAACTCCCAGTACAAGAACATGGGATTTACCAAACTGACCATCTGA